The following proteins are encoded in a genomic region of Ictalurus furcatus strain D&B chromosome 6, Billie_1.0, whole genome shotgun sequence:
- the LOC128609157 gene encoding NXPE family member 3-like: protein MKGHRTKFVVIFIMLALSGFILLIFNIISLENLRGQVIFTISQIQKSIHSVFQPTEILLPLEVNHTYCAHLGQEPTAEEAIEERSLLNSIAWPGPLVQGLPVEFSSDPTKSYFVIQGPAEQRVGGQLVVEVHVQNFLGLPKKHGGDFLIARLHSPQLDAGVAGKVHDHKDGNYTVLFPLLWAGVVQVEITMVHPSEAVVVLKRFQKEQPDRVFFKSQFRSGALSDSTECNVCLPFNQKPFCNYTDPLTGEPWYCYKPQILGCETRIQHYIGGYRTNGITKYDEMLFQRGVNLKVRIPASVTDKVTVLPEEPGQIKLNYTAAGYYYHDTWRPLNGAVMREFPDSAAITQCLRGKTLYMFGDSTVRQWFEYLTAFVPEFNIHSPKRVGPFMAVDSRNNILMHFRLHGPPIRCNPVFTSKLWYVANELDRIQGGPDTVVFVSVWAHFNTLPIEMYIRRLRHIRKALVRLLNREPDTLVVIRTPNLHSIIPNKSLYGSEWYYLQIDAVLRAMFRGLNVQLLDAWEMTLAHHLPHDMHPPPTIIKNAMNLILSHICADGKNS from the exons ATGAAGGGACACAGGACAAAATTTGTGGTCATCTTTATTATGTTGGCACTATCAGGGTTTATATTGCTTATCTTCAACATCATATCTCTGGAG AATTTGAGAGGGCAGGTCATTTTCACCATCAGCCAAATCCAGAAGAGCATCCATTCAGTCTTTCAGCCCACTGAAATCTTGTTGCCACTGGAGGTAAACCACACATACTGTGCACACCTTGGCCAGGAGCCCACAGCAGAAGAGGCCATAGAAGAGAGATCTCTGCTCAATTCCATTGCATGGCCTGGTCCCTTGGTGCAAGGTCTCCCTGTGGAGTTCAGCAGCGACCCTACCAAGAGTTACTTTGTGATTCAGGGCCCAGCAGAGCAACGTGTAGGTGGTCAGCTTGTGGTTGAAGTCCATGTGCAGAACTTCCTAGGTCTGCCTAAGAAGCATGGTGGAGATTTCCTGATAGCCCGGCTGCATTCACCCCAGCTTGACGCTGGGGTTGCAGGGAAGGTGCATGACCACAAAGATGGGAACTATACAGTGCTGTTCCCACTGCTGTGGGCTGGTGTAGTGCAAGTGGAAATCACAATGGTGCACCCCAGTGAGGCAGTCGTGGTGCTCAAGAGATTTCAGAAAGAACAACCTGACCGAGTGTTTTTTAAAAGCCAGTTCCGCTCTGGTGCCCTCTCAGACTCCACTGAGTGCAATGTGTGCCTGCCGTTCAACCAAAAGCCATTCTGCAACTACACTGACCCTTTAACTGGAGAGCCCTGGTACTGCTACAAACCCCAAATTCTAGGCTGTGAAACACGAATACAACATTATATAGGGGGATATAGGACCAACGGCATTACGAAATATGATGAAATGCTCTTCCAGAG GGGTGTAAATCTCAAAGTTCGTATACCTGCATCAGTGACGGACAAAGTGACTGTATTACCTGAAGAACCAG gacaaattaaattaaattacactgCTGCTGGATATTACTATCATGATACCTGGAGGCCTTTGAATGGTGCAGTAATGCGCGAGTTTCCTGATTCAGCAGCCATAACACAGTGTCTTAGAGGGAAGACTCTATACATGTTTGGAGATTCCACTGTGCGGCAGTGGTTTGAGTACCTCACTGCATTTGTTCCTG AGTTCAACATTCACAGCCCTAAAAGAGTGGGGCCATTCATGGCTGTGGACAGCAGAAACAACATACTGATGCACTTCCGTCTTCATGGACCACCCATCCGCTGCAACCCTGTTTTCACTTCAAAGCTGTGGTACGTAGCGAATGAGCTGGACAGGATCCAGGGTGGGCCAGATACAGTGGTTTTCGTGAGTGTGTGGGCTCACTTTAACACCTTACCTATTGAGATGTATATACGCCGCCTCAGGCACATCCGGAAAGCATTGGTTCGTCTGCTGAACCGTGAGCCTGACACTTTGGTGGTGATTCGTACTCCCAACCTGCACAGTATAATCCCAAATAAAAGTCTGTACGGCAGTGAATGGTACTATCTACAGATTGATGCTGTGCTGCGTGCCATGTTCCGAGGACTCAATGTGCAGCTGCTGGATGCCTGGGAGATGACGCTGGCCCACCACCTCCCACATGACATGCACCCACCTCCCACCATCATCAAAAATGCTATGAACTTGATCCTCTCCCACATCTGTGCAGATGGGAAAAATAGTTAA